The window ACCTGATGTCCTTTAAAATCAAGGCATTTTGTATTTACTGCTTAGCCTCGGCTCTGTTCTCCATCACCCTATTTGTGCTGGCAATCCTAGGTCGTGTGTGGGAGGATATTGGGCAACTCTTTTTCACGGGTATTTTAGTTGGCATGGTAGCCATTATTGGTACTTTGGGAGCTTACGCCCAAGGAGGTGGTGCGCCAGCCAAGACCATCGGTTCTCGCACTCCAATTCCCGTTGCCACTACCCAGCCACAACCCGTCATTGGTTGGGAAGTAACCACAACCTCTGGTGAAGCTGAAATCGCTCTAGCGCGTCATTTGGCAAAAGTAGGAGCCAAGGAATACGGTGCCTACTGGTGTCCTCACTGCTATGAACAAAAGCAACTTTTTGGAAAACCAGCCTACAAGGAACTCAACTATGTTGAATGTTCCGCTGATGGCAAAAACGCCAAGCCAGAAGTCTGTAAAGAAGCTGGCGTTAAATATTTCCCTAGCTGGCAAATTAACGGTGAATTGACCTCTGGCGTGAAAACTCTCGATGAACTTGCTGATTTGACCAACTATCAAGGTCCACGAAACTTCAAATACACGTTGCCAGGACAGTCAGCCCAATGACATTCCCCCATCTCAAGGCCAAGCTCTAGGGAGGTGAAGAATTCGAGAGGAGATTGATTTCACAAAGCTTTATCCTCCCTAGGAGCATGTCGGAGCAACGACTAGTTATACCGATTTTTGGAAGTTCTTCCGTTGAGAATCCCCACCTTTCCTTTCAAAGGTTGGGATTTTTATTCTTGCTGCCCCAACTTTTGGGAAATTTCCCTTCTACCTGAACGTGAAAGTATAACGGTAAGCTTTCTTATCAAATTTTTGTAAGACTAATTTGGCTTGAGTATAATTGGCGAATAATACCATTTCTCTGATTATTGGCAACAGCTCTCATTTTACTCCCCTCTTTTTACGCCTGGGCAAGTGGTGTGTTCGGAACCGAAGGTAAGGATGAGGATGAGGAGGTTGGGGTGGATCTTAAAATGTAGCAAGTCGCAGGGAAAAAGTATAACTTCTGCAACAGGATCTCTCAACCTTGCAGATGCGTCAGGGAAATCTAGGCTGAACTTTTTTTCAGGTACACAGCACTTCTTCAAGTAGGCTGTCAGTCCTGCTATCAAACCGATCTTCTGATTACTCAGGGAACGCAAACACGCCACAATTTCTAATGCTATAAAAAACAACTATACAACCAGTTAATTGATAACAAATTGTATCGATATGCTGTGTATAGCTGCATTTTGCAACAATCATGCAGTCAGGTAGATGTTAAAAGCAAGTCTAGGTTGCAGACTAAAGCAGTGGTTTGACGGCGAACGTCCAGTTTTAAAAGCTGCTGCTGGCGTTACAGCCGCTATTATTCTTCTCCGTCTCATGGGGTTACTACAGTCATCGGAGCTTGCCGCTTTCGACCAACTGTTCTCCCTGCGTCCAAAAGAACCCATTGATCCTCGGATTGTTATTGTTGAAATTAGGGAACAAGACCTAAAGCAGGCAGGGCAATGGCCGATTTCTGACCGCTTAATGGCTGAGCTGCTGATGAAGTTAAACAGCTATCAACCCCGCACAATTGGTCTGGATATTTACCGAGATTTACCCGTTCCACCGGGGCATGAAGAATTTATTAAAGCTTCTAATACTATTCCCAATTTGATTGGGATTGAGAAACTTGCAGATCAAACAAGCTTTGGCGCGAGTTTGGGCGTTGCCCCCCCAAAGGTATTACATCAACGCCAACAAATTGGGTTCAATAATGTTGTAGTAGACAACGATGGTAAAGTGCGTCGGAGTTTACTCTATTGGCATGTGGCTGGCAAACCCCGCCAAAGTTTCGCGCTCAAGTTGGCTTTAATCTATTTAGAGGCAGAAGGCATTACTCCCAAAGCGGCTAAGAGCAATCCTAACTATTTGCAACTGGGTGAGAGTGTTTTTCCTGCCTTCCAAGCCAATGATGGGGGTTATGCACGAACGGATAGTAAAGGGTATCAAGTGTTAGTTAACTTTCGACACCCCGGTAGCTTTCGCATCCTTTCCATGGCAGATGTGCTGGAAAATCGAGTTGATCCGAGTTGGATGCGCGATCGCATTGTTTTGATTGGTTCAACCGCACCGAGTTTACAAGATTTCTTTTACGTCCCCTATAGCAATAGTTTGATCGGTTCAGCACAACCGATGTCTGGGGTTGAAATCAATGCTAATTTTATCAGTCAAATCCTGAGTAGTGTTCTTGAAAAACGACCCTTAATCAAGGTTTGGTCGAATCCGGTGGAGATGTTATGGATTTTTAGTTGGACGTTTTTGGGTGCTGAACTGATTTGGCACATGCGCTGGCGAAGTCGTTTCGCTCAAGGACATCAGTTCCGACGAAGCCAAAGAACATTACCTCGACGTGCCTCTGTGCGTCTCCTGTTAGCCAGTATGGTACTGGGTGGCATCTGTTACCTAGCTTTTTGGGTGGGTTGGTGGTTGCCATTCGTCCCTGCTCTGCTTGGACTCATCGGTTCGGCGGTGTTTATTACTAACCATCTGGCTCACATTCAGGAAGAATTAAAGCGCTCCAAAGAATTTTTGCAGACCGTTATTAATACTATTCCTGATCCAGTTTTTGTTAAAGATAAAGACCATCGTTGGATTATTTTAAATCAGGCATATTGTAAGTTCATCGGCTATCCTTTAGAAACTTTAATGGAAAAGTCAGATTATGATATTTTTCCCCAGCATGAAGCCGAAAGTTTTTGGACTCAAGATGAACTTGTCTTTCAAACCAGTCAACCCCAGGAATCTGAAGAAAAATTTACGGATGCTTTTGGCACAACTCATCTAATTTCTACCAAAAAATCTCTCCACAAAGATGCAGCAGGCAATCTTTTCTTGGTTGGTATTATTCGAGACATCACAGAGCGGAAACGAGCGGAAGAAGCCCTCAGACAAACGGCTGAAGAATTGACTCGTTCTAACCAGGAACTCAAACTTTCAGAAGACCGATTGCGTTATCTGGCTTATCATGACCCCCTCACTGGTCTTGCCAATCGCAAACAGTTCCACGAACGCCTGAGTCATTCTTTAACTTGGGCGCAAAGCAATAATCAGTTGGTCGCACTCATGTTTATTGATTTAGATGGTTTTAAACAGGTCAATGATACTTTGGGGCATGATATCGGTGACCAACTGTTGAAAATTGTGGCTCAACGACTCACACATACTGTACGCAGTAGTGATATTGTCTCGCGTTTGGGGGGTGATGAGTTTACTGTGATTCTCTGCAATATTGCAAAAGTGGAGTATGCCGCCCAAATTGCCGGAAAGATTTTAGAAAATTTGTCTCAGGTTTTTGTATTAGATGGGCATAATATTTTTGTAACGGGCAGTATTGGAATTAGTATTTATCCTCATGATGGGGAAGAGGAGGAAAGTTTAATTAAGAATGCTGACACTGCGATGTATCGGTCTAAACAACTCGGTCGGAATCAATATCAATTTGCTGATTCTTTATAGGATATACGGTTTATTTTGTCACGTAGGGATTGCTGGTAGTAACCGCTTCAGCGGTTTCCTGTTGCGTTTTTTTATATCTAATCCAGATATTTGGTAAGAGCAAAGCATTTTTTGTTAGAGACTCATAGAGCCATTAGTATTATGAGATATGCCTCTGAGCAGAAACGACTAATGGAGTTTATCAAAGGTAAAAAAACAAGACAGTTTTTTAAAAATTATTCAAGGGAAGAACGGCGAGAAAAATTTTTCTTTGTGATTCAAAACAACAATTGGAATAAAAAGGATGTTGTCATATTAGCACCAGCACAGGACCGCTTCCTGCCATTCGGTAATGCACCTGACCCCACGGTAGATCGACAAAACCTCTTCTAATCATGATTGACAAATCTTGACTCATCTGTATAGATGAAAAATAGTAAAAAAACTTTTAAACAATTGATTTAACAGACTCGACTATATCTAATATCGAGTAAAAATCTTTCTAGGGTAAATAAATTGTTGACGGTACAGCAGCATTCAAGACTGGGCAAAGAAATCCTACAAGATTGTAATCTTGCACAGTTGACAACCCAACAAGGCCAGCATTTGAAGCAATCTCTTTGGGAACATGGGGTGATTGTTGTCAGAAAGCAAAAACTGACAGCAACCCAGTTGAAGGATTTTGCCATACAGACATTCGGTGACTCAACCCTCGGTCGTCGTCCCAAGCCCCTAGACCCTGAAATTGATCCAGACTTACAAAGTCCTGGAGTCTCTATTTTAGGGAATCCCAAAGGGATTTCTCAGGAGGTCGTGGGTAAGTTTACTTGGGTGTGGCATCACGACAAAGACCATCTCCCCAAAACAGAGGGACTGGATATGAATAGCCTTTATGTCGTGATGCTTTATGGTGTGGAAATCCCTCTGGAAGGAACGGATGGACAGCCTCACACCACTAACTTTCTTGACTTGGTGGAAGCTTACCACAATCTCGATAGTCAGCTAAAGCAGCAATTAGAGCAACTTTCGATGTATCATCTGTCTCCTATCTCTCCACAGCCAGGAGAAGAGATTCCCCGAAAATTACATCCCATTGTCTCCACTCACAAAGTCACTGGGCGCAAAGGGTTATATTTGGGTTCCGATACTTCGATTCTTTTGGGGCTAGAAGAAAAACTTGAAGAAGCTAAACAGTATTGGCAGAATTTGTTTGGGGCAATTTTGGACTGTACGCCAGTTTACGCCCATGTTTGGCAACCTGGAGATATTGTGTTTTGGGATAACTCTCAAGTCATGCACACAGGTATGCCTTACGATGCCGAGAAATATCAGCGGATTGCCCTGCGTGTTGGTGTTGTCCATAACACCTAGTTCATTAGATTAAAAGGAAAGTTTTTGGAATAACTCTGATACAGCAAAGGTAAAACCAGGAATAACTTCTTCTCCATCAAGCAAGTCAGTGGATTTGAGCAGGCGATCGGGTTGAGGCGAACAATAGACTAGAACGTAATATTCATTAGGGTGAATCACCCACACCAGACGGGCAGCGTTCTCAAAATATTCCACAATTTTGTTGTGCATTTCTTCAACAGTATTGCCGGGAGAAAGGATTTCTACGGCTAAATCGGGGGCACCTTCTAAAAAACTATCAGGCAGTTCTTCCATTCCTTGTAGTCGCTGTTTATCAATAAAGGAAATATCGGGAGAGCGTTTATTACCGGATTTCATTTTGAAGGCGGTGCTGGAATCCATAACAGCCCCAAGTTTTCTGGAAAAGACGTGATTAAACAAAGCCGCACTCAAGATCACTGCAACATAGCCATGCTTTGCACCCGAATTTCCCATATCGATCAGTTCTCCATTAACCAGTTCGTATCGATGCCCATCTTTTGGCAGCGCCATGAATTCGGCATCTGTCCAGGTTTTTTTCTCAGGAGATTGTTCAGACAGGGTTTCTGTTGGGTTGGCGGTTGAGGGTGAGCTTAAAGTAGACATGAAAGTTTTGCACTTAGGCGACGATGTTCATACATAGAGTTTCTTTATATAACCGCTAAAGCGGTTACTACCAGCGCAATGCTCTTAATCCCCTAAAGCGACTCCCTCCCGACGAGGATCGGCACCACCAATCAGTCCTTGATTGGTCAATACGATCGCATGGGAACCACTGGTTTGTTCTACAATTTGCACCGTATGCCCCATTGCTTCTAACGCAGGCTGGAGTTGCTCAATCGGCGTACCCTTTTCCAGTTCCGTTGGCCCATTCCGGTTACCAAAATTAGCGAGTGATATGGCTTGCTGACTATTGAGTTTCCAGTCCAGCACCCCAACCAGTGCCTTGGCAACATAGTTGATAATGCGACTGCCGCCAGCAGAACCAACCACCATCACTAGCTTGCCATTACGGTCCAATACCATCGTAGGAGCCATGGAACTTCTAGGGCGCTTCCCCGGTTCTACACGATTCGCCACGGGCTTGCCGTCTACTGTGGGGGAAAATGCAAAATCGGTGAGTTCGTTGTTGAGTAAGAAGCCTCGCACCATCAACCTCGAACCAAAGGCATCTTCAATGCTGCTTGTCATGGCTACCGCATTACCGAAGCGATCGACAATGCTGAGGTGGCTGGTGGAAGGATACTCTCTCGAATCATCTTGCCCCCAATTGTGCACCTTCTGTGACGATAACTGACCGGGTTTGGCTTCACTCATCGCCCGCTTGGGATTAATCAGTTGGGCGCGACGCTGAAGGTATTCTGGATCGATTAATTCTTCTGTTGGTACTGGCACGAAATCCGCATCAGCCATATAAAGTCCCCGATCCGCATAAGCCAGTCGTCCAGCTTCTGAGAAGAGGTGGATGGCTTCAACAGAGTTCGGCTTCACCCTAGCCAGATTAAACCGTTCGAGTATTCCCAGAATTTGCAGCACCGTTAGACCCCCTGAACTCGGAGAACCCATGCTGCAAATCTGATAAACTCGGTAAACTCCACAGACCGGCTTCCGTTCTTTTGCCTGATATCCTGCCAGTTCAGCGGTTGTTAAGTCTCCCGGTACAGTTGCATTTCTCACCCTAGCCACAATATCATCAGCAATCTCGCCCTTGTAAAAGGCGTCCGCACCCCGTTTGGCAATCTGACCCAATACTTCGGCATAGGGCTGATTGATCAGTTGGGTGCCGACGGGCTTGGGTTGACCATCAGGTTGGTAGAAGTAACTTCTCGCTGGCTCGAAGCGGGGTAGAAACGGTTCTTTGCTCAGCAGAGTGTGCAAGCGTGGCGAGAGGGGAAAGCCTTGTTCCGCGAGTCGGATAGCGGGTTTAAACAGTTGCGCCCAGGGTAACTTGCCATGTTTCTGGTGTGCCAGTTCTAGCATCCTAACGGTCCCTGGCACCCCTACTGATTTACCCCCAACGACGGCCTCGTAGAATTGTAGCGGTTTGCCGTCCGACCCTAAAAAGCGATCAGGTTTAGCCGCCGCAGGAGCTGTTTCTCGACCATCATAGGTATGAACTTGTTTTGTTTGACGGTCGTAGTAAACGAGGAACGCACCGCCCCCCAGTCCGGAGGACTGTGGCTCCACTAATCCCAGTACTAATTTGACTGCGATCGCGGCATCAATGGCATTACCCCCACGACGGAGTATGTCACGACCCACGGCTGAGGCTATCGGGTTAGCTGACACCGCCATATACGTCTGTGTACGGACGGCTTCGCGCTCGATGCGATCGCTCCCAGGCTCTGGTTGAGGACTATTTTGGGTCAGTCCCACCCTTGTTACCAGGACGACAGCACCGAGGCTGAGGGCTAGCAGGCCAGAACGTAAGGCAAGTTTAGATGCAATAGTCAACGCCTGTCTCCCGATCTAACATTGCCCATATTATCTATTTTTTGGAGAGGCGAGGGACATAAAGGATGAAGGATAAAGTTTGAAGGTTAAAGTTAAGTTCTCTCTCCCTTCCATTTTCATACTTTATACTTCATCCCTCACACGGTTGAGATTAGGTATTTGGAGCCACGGGAGCTGAGTCCACGGACTTCGAGGCTTGCTTAACGCGGGGAAGTATCAAATACCAAACAGGTTTACCCGCCTCGTTTCGCAGAACCACCGCATTGAGTTCTAATGTCAGTAACTCTCCCTTATTGGTATGACTAGTCACTTCGCCACGATAGCTACCTTTCTTGATGAGTTCCTGAATCAGGCGAGTGTATCCATCTTCCTCTAGGTGGAAGTTAGCGATTCGACCCCGAAGTTCCTCATCCGAGTATCCCAAAAGTGAGCGATGTGCTGGATTCTGTTCAACATAACGACCCTGTAAATCGAGAATGGCGATCGCTTCCTTCGATTGAGCCACAATCTCTCGATATAGACTCAGCCTTTCCTCAGCTTGCTTGCGTACTGTAATATCACGGACAAAGCTTTGAATCGCGAGTTGACCCCCATATTCAATCACTCGACTACTGACTTCAATGGGCATCTGTCTGCCATTCTTGCAGTTATGCACATGCTCGAACACGACATGACCCGTTTGCCACAACTGCCGCAAAACAGCTTCCCGATGCTTCGGTTCCATGGGTGGACTGTATTTTTCCGGTGGTAAAGCCAGAATCTGTTTGCGGGTATAGCCTAACCGACGGGCGGCATGTTCATTGACATCCCAGAGGATATTGGTAGAAGAGTCGGTGATGAAGATGGAATCATGCGCCCACTCAAATAGGTTGCGGTAATTTTTTTCCGATTCTCGCAGTAATTCTTCTGCCTGCTTGCGCTCTGTAATATCTCTAGCGGTATACACGACGGCCTCAATGCTGCCGTCCGTGCTATGGATCGGGCTAAGAATGTACTCGTAGTCTCTAACTCCATTAACCGTGGGCAGGCTAATTTCCTCAGCAATAGATTGTCCCGTAGCCAAGGTAATTTGCAATTTGGGGTCAAAACCCTTCATCGCTTCGGCGGGTAAACCAACCTGTTGCCAAGTTTGACCATAAAGCTCTGTCCGCTCCAGTTGGAAGGATTGCAAAAAGGCGCGGTTGGCGTAAGTATATCGTCCCAATCGGTCATACATGCAGATATGATCGACAGAAGCTGAGAGAACCTGCTCTAGCATCCTCGCTCTCTGCTCAACCTTCGCTGACAATTGCTCCAGAGTCTCTTCATATTCCTTTGGAATACTGCCCGGAGATTCTAAATCGGGGCTAACTCCCTCACGAGTCTGTGTCACATCGACTCCCATACCACGCTCCTGAGAGTGCGGAGTATGCGGTTGACCTGAAGAGACTTCATCCAATAATGTTTGACTAGACGATAAAGACGACTCAAACTCCTTCTGGCGACCTGAGTTACTGTATAGTGTCGTGCCTCGTCTTAGCTCAACTGGCTGCTGCTTCAAGCTGGCAACTTCTTGACCGATTACCCCTTGTTGTTGGTGAAGTCTTGCATTTGAAGTTGGCACAGTTTTGGGAGAGGGCACGTCAAACACTTGTTTAAGTGCATCAACAACTACGGCTGTTCTGGGTCTGCCAGTTGCCTGAGCTTGAGAGGTAATCGCCTCCATTAGGTCGTCTGGTAACCTGAAGGTCACTACCTTAGTAGCCATTTTTTTTCCCTTTCAATCAAGTCCATTAGAACAAGTTATCAAAATTTTAAATTAGTTGTATTAAAAATAATACTATTAACACTTATCTTTATATAAAGATTTTGTAAATTGAATGTCATTGTTTTTCAGTATATTGATTGAGCTATGAAATTACATCATCCTTTTTCCGGGTTAACTCCAGCTAACTTGCACCTTTAACTCAGTGATCCCCTAAAAAAGCGGCTTCTCATGAGTTTTTGTACAGCGTTCTGACGTAAGAAATATCACTAATCCATTGAGCGGGTCAATGTACAAGTGAGACTTGAGGTGAGTCCAGTGCAGAGCAATAGGACGTTAACCAAGCATTAATAATGCATGAGTCAGCGAAGAAAAGAAGAATTGTTTGGTTTGCGTCTGTGATTTCCCTGGAAACTAGATTATTTTTATGGCTGTTTCAAGTCAATTAGGGAAGGGTCAAGCCATCGAAGTTTTGTTGTTAGCTTCTTCAAATATATCACACCAAAATTTGGCCTTTTAGAATCTTTGTCATTGATTCTTGATGAAAGAGTTTTTACCGCAATTCCATCTCTTGTTTTAACCTATCACATAGATTGGCATCTCGCTGAATCCGAGTCACGAGAGTGCGTTCCATGCACTAATTCATGGCCTAAAACGATTCGCTATCTTTGATTTCTGAAGTGGAAAGGCTCAATCCGGATAACTGATTCAGCCATGGCGATTAGATGCGATCGCAGCTGCTCTGAGGAATCTGTCCAACCTTGTATTACGGCAGTCAAAAAATCGCACTTTTGTATTACAAAGCTAGGGAAACTTGACAAAGAAAGTATTACATTGCGAAGTTTATTTTATCCTGTAAGAATCTATCCCTGAGGACGCTCACGCTTTCGGAAAATCTTGCCGTAAATTCACGGACAATTGAGAGGAGCTTAGGTAAAGAGCCTGAAAAAACTGAGTAAAATTACGGTTATTTTCCCAACAATAAAATTATTAAAATATTGATGAAAATCATTTTTAATCGGATGGGGATAAACATTAGGTAAAAAGGCTGTAAAGCTTTGATGAATAGTCTTATACGGTTAATTTCCCTGAATATACTGAACGTATGAACTCTTAAAACCGCTGATTTATAGCCATGTGCCTTTGTCACCGATTCACTAGCATTGCAACTTTGATAATCGGTTTGCAGCTATTCAATCCTATGCTCATCGGTGTAAATTGGGACTTCAGTCTATCTAATAAAGCCGCCTCAAATTCAGCATGGATTGCTTCTTCTAGCAAAATTCATTCAACACTTGCTCACACGAAGCCGTCACAGGATTCTTTCAACCCACCCGATCATCAAGGACCCGATAGTACACGAGGCTCCGGAACTCGTTAAGAATGGGCTATGAGTGAATAGAAAATTCCTCAGTAGTGATTTTTGCCCTTTGCCTTTTACCGAACCTATTACCAATTCACCCTTATCTGTCCCCAATCGGTGGGGATTTCCACCATCGATTATTTTGCACTAAGGTATGAACTTGCCAGTCAGGATTAGCGGTTGAGTAGTCGAGTCGGTAATGTCCACCCCGGCTTTCTGTGCGAAAGATAGCGCTTTTAAGAATTAAATAAGCCACATCGAGTAGATTGTAAGTTTCTCCCCAATCCCGTAACTGTCGATCCGCATCCGGTAAATCTAACCTGACAGCCTGAAGGGGAGGTAAATTCAACAACTGTTGGCTCAACGGAAGCGCTGCAAATTCGGAACGCCAACGATCTAAGGTTGCGATCGCATTCTCCAAAACGTCCTGTTGGCGGCAAATTCCCGCACTTTGCCACACTAAAAGTTGTAGATTGAGGCGGATTTCGGCTATCTTGTCTTTTTGAGTTTCCCAGTCTGTCACAGCTAAAGGGAGGATGGGGGATGGGGGTTGAGATACGGCAAGTTCATCTATTGTCAGTTGTAATTCATTAGGCGTGATTCGCCGCAATTGGGCACCAAAAACGATACATTCCAACAGTGAATTGCTAGCAAGACGATTTGCCCCGTGGACACCCGTACTGGCGGTTTCTCCAATGGCATATAAACCGGGAATTGAAGTACGGTTGCTCAAATCCGTCGCGATTCCACCCATCCAGTAATGAGCAGCCGGTGCCACAGGAATGGGTTCATGAAACACATCAATTCCCCAATGTTGACAGACCTGGATAATGTTAGGAAATCGGTAGCGAATTTGCTCCGTGGGAATCGGTCGTAAGTCTAAATAGACATGACCCACTCCCCCTTTGTTCCCCTCTTCTTCCCCTTGATTTGGAAATTGCTTTAAGTGACTAAAAATGGCGCGACTGACAACATCTCTGGGCGCAAGTTCTCCATCAGGGTGGTAATCAAAGGTAAATCGCCGCCCTTGGATATCTACGAGGTGAGCACCTTCTCCTCGGACGGCTTCACTGATTAGAAAGTGGGGAGCACCGGCTTTGGTGAGGGCAGTCGGGTGAAATTGTACAAATTCTAAGTCTCGCAAGATGGCTCCAGCACGCCAAGCGATCGCCACCCCATCCCCTGTACTCACGGCTGGATTGGTCGTCTGAGCAAAAACCTGACCGCCACCGCCAGTTGCCAGCACCACCGCCCCCGCCCTGACCCAATTGAGCTGACCGTTGTAAATCAGACTAATTCCCTGACAATGCCCGGATTGGGGATTCAGCCATAAGGACAAAGCGAACGCTTGTTGTAAAACGGTAATATTGCTTCGAGTTAGCACTTGAGCGGTGAGCGTACTAACTACGGCTCGACCTGTGGTGTCAGCGGCATGAAGTACGCGGGGACGGGAATGAGCCGCTTCCAAGGTTAAAGCTAAGTGATTCTCCTTGCGATCGAAGGCAACGCCCAAATCG of the Allocoleopsis franciscana PCC 7113 genome contains:
- a CDS encoding PAS domain S-box protein, whose product is MATKVVTFRLPDDLMEAITSQAQATGRPRTAVVVDALKQVFDVPSPKTVPTSNARLHQQQGVIGQEVASLKQQPVELRRGTTLYSNSGRQKEFESSLSSSQTLLDEVSSGQPHTPHSQERGMGVDVTQTREGVSPDLESPGSIPKEYEETLEQLSAKVEQRARMLEQVLSASVDHICMYDRLGRYTYANRAFLQSFQLERTELYGQTWQQVGLPAEAMKGFDPKLQITLATGQSIAEEISLPTVNGVRDYEYILSPIHSTDGSIEAVVYTARDITERKQAEELLRESEKNYRNLFEWAHDSIFITDSSTNILWDVNEHAARRLGYTRKQILALPPEKYSPPMEPKHREAVLRQLWQTGHVVFEHVHNCKNGRQMPIEVSSRVIEYGGQLAIQSFVRDITVRKQAEERLSLYREIVAQSKEAIAILDLQGRYVEQNPAHRSLLGYSDEELRGRIANFHLEEDGYTRLIQELIKKGSYRGEVTSHTNKGELLTLELNAVVLRNEAGKPVWYLILPRVKQASKSVDSAPVAPNT
- the nadB gene encoding L-aspartate oxidase, which codes for MNSLSSNSDLEPNIPAHFDVLVVGAGAAGLYAALCLPATMNVGLITKDTLSTGASDWAQGGIAAAIDPTDSSVLHIEDTMRAGAGLCDLDAVEFLVEQAPECIQSLVDLGVAFDRKENHLALTLEAAHSRPRVLHAADTTGRAVVSTLTAQVLTRSNITVLQQAFALSLWLNPQSGHCQGISLIYNGQLNWVRAGAVVLATGGGGQVFAQTTNPAVSTGDGVAIAWRAGAILRDLEFVQFHPTALTKAGAPHFLISEAVRGEGAHLVDIQGRRFTFDYHPDGELAPRDVVSRAIFSHLKQFPNQGEEEGNKGGVGHVYLDLRPIPTEQIRYRFPNIIQVCQHWGIDVFHEPIPVAPAAHYWMGGIATDLSNRTSIPGLYAIGETASTGVHGANRLASNSLLECIVFGAQLRRITPNELQLTIDELAVSQPPSPILPLAVTDWETQKDKIAEIRLNLQLLVWQSAGICRQQDVLENAIATLDRWRSEFAALPLSQQLLNLPPLQAVRLDLPDADRQLRDWGETYNLLDVAYLILKSAIFRTESRGGHYRLDYSTANPDWQVHTLVQNNRWWKSPPIGDR
- a CDS encoding vitamin K epoxide reductase family protein gives rise to the protein MSRRRSAPWIHRWSRQLIGAIALLGVLDTAYLTLIEFGVFQEVAGCPTTGPINCQAVLDSTYAKVFGVPLSLFGLVAYAGIALFAFAPLLLKSSERKDLRADVENWTWLLIFAGSIAMVIFSGYLVYLMSFKIKAFCIYCLASALFSITLFVLAILGRVWEDIGQLFFTGILVGMVAIIGTLGAYAQGGGAPAKTIGSRTPIPVATTQPQPVIGWEVTTTSGEAEIALARHLAKVGAKEYGAYWCPHCYEQKQLFGKPAYKELNYVECSADGKNAKPEVCKEAGVKYFPSWQINGELTSGVKTLDELADLTNYQGPRNFKYTLPGQSAQ
- a CDS encoding TauD/TfdA dioxygenase family protein; protein product: MLTVQQHSRLGKEILQDCNLAQLTTQQGQHLKQSLWEHGVIVVRKQKLTATQLKDFAIQTFGDSTLGRRPKPLDPEIDPDLQSPGVSILGNPKGISQEVVGKFTWVWHHDKDHLPKTEGLDMNSLYVVMLYGVEIPLEGTDGQPHTTNFLDLVEAYHNLDSQLKQQLEQLSMYHLSPISPQPGEEIPRKLHPIVSTHKVTGRKGLYLGSDTSILLGLEEKLEEAKQYWQNLFGAILDCTPVYAHVWQPGDIVFWDNSQVMHTGMPYDAEKYQRIALRVGVVHNT
- a CDS encoding CHASE2 domain-containing protein; the protein is MLKASLGCRLKQWFDGERPVLKAAAGVTAAIILLRLMGLLQSSELAAFDQLFSLRPKEPIDPRIVIVEIREQDLKQAGQWPISDRLMAELLMKLNSYQPRTIGLDIYRDLPVPPGHEEFIKASNTIPNLIGIEKLADQTSFGASLGVAPPKVLHQRQQIGFNNVVVDNDGKVRRSLLYWHVAGKPRQSFALKLALIYLEAEGITPKAAKSNPNYLQLGESVFPAFQANDGGYARTDSKGYQVLVNFRHPGSFRILSMADVLENRVDPSWMRDRIVLIGSTAPSLQDFFYVPYSNSLIGSAQPMSGVEINANFISQILSSVLEKRPLIKVWSNPVEMLWIFSWTFLGAELIWHMRWRSRFAQGHQFRRSQRTLPRRASVRLLLASMVLGGICYLAFWVGWWLPFVPALLGLIGSAVFITNHLAHIQEELKRSKEFLQTVINTIPDPVFVKDKDHRWIILNQAYCKFIGYPLETLMEKSDYDIFPQHEAESFWTQDELVFQTSQPQESEEKFTDAFGTTHLISTKKSLHKDAAGNLFLVGIIRDITERKRAEEALRQTAEELTRSNQELKLSEDRLRYLAYHDPLTGLANRKQFHERLSHSLTWAQSNNQLVALMFIDLDGFKQVNDTLGHDIGDQLLKIVAQRLTHTVRSSDIVSRLGGDEFTVILCNIAKVEYAAQIAGKILENLSQVFVLDGHNIFVTGSIGISIYPHDGEEEESLIKNADTAMYRSKQLGRNQYQFADSL
- the ggt gene encoding gamma-glutamyltransferase; the encoded protein is MTIASKLALRSGLLALSLGAVVLVTRVGLTQNSPQPEPGSDRIEREAVRTQTYMAVSANPIASAVGRDILRRGGNAIDAAIAVKLVLGLVEPQSSGLGGGAFLVYYDRQTKQVHTYDGRETAPAAAKPDRFLGSDGKPLQFYEAVVGGKSVGVPGTVRMLELAHQKHGKLPWAQLFKPAIRLAEQGFPLSPRLHTLLSKEPFLPRFEPARSYFYQPDGQPKPVGTQLINQPYAEVLGQIAKRGADAFYKGEIADDIVARVRNATVPGDLTTAELAGYQAKERKPVCGVYRVYQICSMGSPSSGGLTVLQILGILERFNLARVKPNSVEAIHLFSEAGRLAYADRGLYMADADFVPVPTEELIDPEYLQRRAQLINPKRAMSEAKPGQLSSQKVHNWGQDDSREYPSTSHLSIVDRFGNAVAMTSSIEDAFGSRLMVRGFLLNNELTDFAFSPTVDGKPVANRVEPGKRPRSSMAPTMVLDRNGKLVMVVGSAGGSRIINYVAKALVGVLDWKLNSQQAISLANFGNRNGPTELEKGTPIEQLQPALEAMGHTVQIVEQTSGSHAIVLTNQGLIGGADPRREGVALGD
- a CDS encoding Uma2 family endonuclease, with protein sequence MSTLSSPSTANPTETLSEQSPEKKTWTDAEFMALPKDGHRYELVNGELIDMGNSGAKHGYVAVILSAALFNHVFSRKLGAVMDSSTAFKMKSGNKRSPDISFIDKQRLQGMEELPDSFLEGAPDLAVEILSPGNTVEEMHNKIVEYFENAARLVWVIHPNEYYVLVYCSPQPDRLLKSTDLLDGEEVIPGFTFAVSELFQKLSF